A window of Chlamydiales bacterium STE3 genomic DNA:
CCTCCTCTGTAGCAGGGTCGATGGCAAAAGCTCCCGCCTTTATCGAAGTGTAGTTTGCAAATTGGGCGATTTCCTTACGGAAGGTTAAATTAACGCTTCCCACCTGGCCGTGTCGGTTTTTGGCGATGATCAATTCTGCCATTCCAGGTTTATCCATCGGATCGTAGTACTCGCGGCGCAGCAAAAAGAGGACAATATCGCTATCCTGTTCGATACTTCCGCTTTCCCTTAAATCACTCATCATCGGGCGATGTCCTTGCCTCTCCTCTACTTTACGGGAAAGCTGAGACAAGCAGAGGACCGGGATATTTAACTCTCGAGCTAAGTTTTTTAGCATTCGCGAAATTTCCGAAATTTCTCCTTGGCGATTTTCTGCCGAGCGAAAGTTACCAGACCCTGAAATGAGCTGGAGATAATCGATCATAAGAAACCCGATACCATAGGTCTCTTTCATTCTTCTAGCTCGTGCCCGAAGATCTGTGATTTTCAAACCCGGTTGATCGTCAATGATGAGATTATGGCCCATCATTTGGTTGACAGCGCCGACAATCCTTTGGTATTCAAGACCATTGAGAGAACCGGTTTTGATTTTGTCAGACTCAACTTCCGCTTGAGAACAGATAATTCTGTGCACAAGCTGTTCAGCGCTCATCTCAAGAGAAAAAATGCCGACAGGAATATTGTTTTTAAAGCAGATGTTTTCAGCAATGTTTAGGGCAAATGCGGTTTTCCCCATAGCAGGCCTTGCTGCCAAGATCATGAGGTTGGAATTATTAAACCCATTAATCATTTTGTCAAAGTCGGTAAAATGCGTTTGCACCCCTGTAATACCAGGATCTTCAGGACCGCGTTGTTGGAAAAGCTCTTGCCTTTCTTGCAGCTCTTTTAAAAATGGCGTTTTGGATTCAGACTTTGTGCCTGTGAGGATTTCGCGCAGATGCTTCCCTGCAATAGGGTTCGCTGTCTGGCTAATTTGAAAGAAAAGCTGTTGTGCAGAATCGAGGCTTGCTAAGACATCTTTTGGCTCTTCGAGAGCGCTTTTTTCTACCTTTTGGGCAGCATCGATCATGCGCCGTAAAATGGCTTTTTGCTGAACAAGCTCGACGTACTCTTCAATGTAAGCAGAGGTTCCTGCATACTGAGCAAGCGTTGTTACGTAAGCCGCTCCACCGACAGCCTTTAATTTTTCTTGTCGTTTCAGCTCTTCGCATATGAGGTGAACGTCAGCCGGTTTTTCTTGTTTGTAAGCAGTTTTTAGAGTTTGAAAAATGATTTTATGCTCAATAAAGTAGAAATCACTATCATCCAAGCCATCCGCTGCAATATTTAGGCTATTGATGCTTGTTAGCATGCAGCCAATGACCATCATCTCAGATTCTTTAGAGTGAGGGGCAACTTTTACTTTTTTTTGAATATCAGTCATAGCTATAAGGCCTCATCACGAATTGAGAATGTTCTTTTTTTACTTCGAGCGCAAAATTAAAACGGTTGATTTCCAGAGCAGCTTCTAGGTCGATTTTGGAGCAATTAGGGTATGATGGTCGTGTGAGTGCCAACGAGCCATGAAAAGATGTTTTTACTCGTTCAAGAAAGGGCTCCGGTGGCACAGATGAGTGAAGAAGGCAGGATTCTAGATAATCAGCGAGAGCAAAATCTTCTTCTCCATGAGTGCCAGTAATGACAAAAGTCACAGATTTTGGGTTAAGTTCGCGAATTCTTTTTACTGTCGCATTGGCAACGACAAAGCTCGATGCGAGAATATGAGCCGCTGATGAACAGTTAACAACTCCTTGCGTGCCTGAAGAGGTCCGCATCACGAGTGTTTTGCCCTTAAAATCCTGCGCGCTAGCTTCCGTGGGGGAATTGTCGTAGTGAAAACCCTCAATACGAAGCCCTGCGGCTTCACCTATAAGTTCATAATGGGGAGAATGTTCCCTTAACAAAAAGGCTTCATCAATAGGACCTACTACAATGATTTTATCTGCCCCCTTGTGAAAGGCAAAGGCTGCTGTTGTGAAAGCCTTGATCACATCAATTACCACAACGACATCGTCAGCGAGAGAGCATTGATCGCGTCTAATCTTTTTAATTTTCATAATTTTAAAAACTTTACAGCTTGTTGCGCAAAGGGGGTCAGGCTAATAGTGGGTAACTGGAGGAATTCGACCCAATAAAAGATATCTTCAGCTTGGTAGTTGGGAAGCGCGTGCCAGCCCAAAATCGTGTAAATGAGACCAATATGGTAGAATTGGTAGCCATTAAATGTCGTTACTTGGGACATGTTAAAGAGAAGCCGTGATTGTGAAAAACCGCTTGCTGTCTCTTCGATGAATTCTCTTTGAAGAGTTTCCTCTGGGGTTTCTCCAAACTCCAAGCCTCCGCCAGGCAAGTCCAATTGTCCTTTGTAAGGGCCTGATTTTTTAGGAACAAGCAGAAGAGCGTTATTTTTTTGACAGACGCCATATGCGCCGATGCGTGTTTTTTTATCCATAGTGAATGAGGATTGTAGCGAAAAAGAGGATTTTTATAAAGGCTGAGAAAGAGATACTCCAAAACCTAACTGGTTAAAAAAAGCGTCCTATAGTCCTGGTTTAGGCAATAAGCTTTCAGTTTAAAAAAGAGTGGGTTATTGGGGCCCTGGAGCCCGAGGCTGCTCAAGTATATAGGCTGACACATCGAAAGCTTCTTCTTGCGATAAATGGGGTTCTTCGTAAGGCATGTTGTGATAGACGAAAGAGGCGAGAATCCCAATTTTCCCCATTCCGGCCTGTCGATTGAAGGATTCAGCTCCCCAAAGAGGAGGAATGTTTAATGCTTGGTAGCGATCAGAAATTTTCGTTCCCTCACCATTTTGTCCATGGCACGAGGCGCAGTGTATCGTGTAGACTGCTTGGCCCTTTACGGGATTAGGCTGGTGAGATGTCGTTAGTTGCGGGAGCCCTAACCAAGGGTGAGACTCGGTTTCTGGGCAGCTAGAGGAAATCCAGTTTAGATAGGATAAGATGGCCGCCATTTCTTGACTATCTAAGGGCAAAGGTTTTCCGTTGAGACTGTAGAGAAAGCAATCATTCACTCTTTGCCCAAGTTCTTCGACGCGGCCTCTTGCAGGATTAAACCTAGGGTACTTCGCGGCAACGCCGGCTAGTGAAATGCCTCCCCCAGCACCTCCTATAGTGATTCCTCCAGCAAAATGGCAATTCGTGCAATTAATGGGATGCAATGCATAGTGTGGAATAAGTTGATGAGTGTAGAGAATTAAATCATACCCTCTCTTGATTCTATCTTTAGTTTCTTCAGGAGCATCGCTTGGGTCAACAAGCTCAAAGCGCAAATTTTTTAATCCTGTCTTTTCTTTGGCTAATTTTCTTGCCATCACTTCTTTGGTCGGTGAGGACGTCGCTAAGAGCCCATAATCCAGTTGATAAAAGAAATAAATCAACATTGCAGCGACTACAGCAACCAGACAAGTCAAACTAAAATAGTGGGTCCATTGAAAGATTGTTTTCATATTTTTTTTATACACCTAAAAAGTGTGTTAAACAATAGCCTTTTTCAAAATCTTTTTTTACTAGATAAGTCCGCTAAGAAAAAATGGTTGCTCACCATCACTTTTAAAACTATCCTGTTTGCAGGAATTACTTAAAACTTAAGGCAAGTGTATGGATCAGGATACGAAGTCTTTATTTAATGAGAGTCAGATAATTATACCGAGTGAAGATTTTATTACTCAGGCCAATGTGCAATCGCAAGCTCTTCACCAATCAGCTAAGGAGGATCCTGAGGCCTTTTGGGCGAAGATGGCTGAAAAACTTTCCTGGTTTAAGCCTTGGGATAAAGTTTTAGAATGGAAACCACCTTTTGCAGAGTGGTTTATTGGGGGTAAGCTGAATGCCTGCTATAATTGCGTCGACCGCCACTTGTTAACCGATAAAAAAGAGAAGACGGCCTTAATCTGGGAAGGAGAGCCTGGTGATTGCAAAACACTTACCTATCAAGAGTTGTATGAAGAGGTATGCAAGTTTGCTAACTGCTTAAAAAAACTCGGCGTTGGTAAAGGTGACCGTGTAGCCCTTTATCTTCCTCTAATTCCTGAAGCAGTGATTGCGATCCTCGCTATCGCTAGAATTGGTGCTATCCATACCGTTGTTTTTGGAGGTTTTTCTTCTTCTGCTCTGGAAGAGCGCATGCAGGATGCTGAAGCTAGACTCCTTATAACAGCAGATGGCGGTTACAGAAGGGGCTCGATTATTCCTTTAAAAAGTATGGCAGACGTGGCTTTAAGAAAGACGCCTTTAATCGAGCATGTCGTGGTGGTGCAGAGAACATGCCAGCTGGTTACGATGCAACCGGGAAGGGATGTGTGGTATCATGAAATGATGGCAGAAGCAACTTCTGATTGTGAACCTGAGTGGATGGATGCTGAAGATCCGCTCTACATTCTTTACACTTCTGGTACGACAGGAAAACCCAAAGGAATTCTTCATACAACAGGTGGTTATCTCCTTGGTGCTCATACGACGATGGAGTGGGTCTTCGACGTTAAGCCTAAAGATGTTTATTGGTGTACGGCAGATATCGGTTGGGTGACAGGGCATACCTATGTCGTTTATGGTCCTTTATCCAATGGAATGACCGAAGTCATTTATGAAGGCGGACCTGATTGGCCTGATCGTTCGCGCTTTTGGAGCCTGATCGAAAAATATAGCGTCACCATTTTTTACACAGCCCCGACTGCGATAAGAACATTTATGAAATGGGGGAGAGAGCTGCCACAGAAGCATAATTTAAGTAGTCTGCGTTTGTTAGGTTCTGTTGGAGAGCCCATCAATCCGGAAGCCTGGATGTGGTATTATGAAAATATTGGTCGATCGTGTTGTCCTATCGTTGATACATGGTGGCAAACGGAGACGGGGAGCATACTGATTGCTCCTTTACCTGGAATTACACCCCTTAAACCCGGTTCTGCCACATTGCCTTTACCAGGAATTGAGGCGGTTATTTTAAATGATCAAGGAGAGGAGGTAGATACTGGATATCTCGCCATTAAATCTCCTTGGCCCTCTATGTTACGTGGATTATATAAAGATCCGGAAAGGTATGTTCAAACTTACTGGAAAAAATGGCATGGCCAATACTACTTTGCAGGAGATGGCGCTTACAAAGATTCAGAAGGGTTTTTTTGGCTTCTTGGTAGAGTTGATGACGTCCTGAACGTTTCGGGGCATCGCATTGGGACGATGGAAATAGAAAGTGCCCTTGTCGACTACCATTTAGTTGCTGAAGCGGCGGTTGTTGGCATTGCGGATGAAATCAAGGGGGAAGCCATTATTGCCTTTGTCATTCTGAAAGAAAGAGCAGGTTGTCCAGAACTTTTGGAGACGGCTTTAACAGAACATGTTATCAATAAAATTGGATCGCTTGCTCGTCCTAAGAAAATTTATTTTACTCGAGACCTCCCTAAAACGCGCAGTGGCAAAATTATGCGTAGGCTTTTGCGCGACATCGGAGAAGGACGAGTTCTTGGCGACATTACGACTTTAGCAGATATTAGCATTATTGAGGATTTGAAGCAGCAATATGAAGAGGATTAATTTTTATAAAGACACGTGTCTCCTCGATAATTCTTACGGATTTTAAGAAAGCCTGATAATTTTCATCTTGAGTTTTGCTGATTCGGACATTATCAATGATGCGTGTAAATAAATTATTGAGGTCCTCCTCCGCTTTTATATCTCCAGCGTTCGCTTTCTCTGCAATTTTTTTTACAAGGAGATGGAGGGTAGGCTTGCATCTTTTGCCAATATAATCATCTTCTAATGCGCTCATTAAGTTACGGTGCAATTTCTTTATGAGAGTTAAAGGAGTATCGCGCAAAGCGGTAATTGCTTCACGATAAGCTTCAGGATCTTGATTAAAAGTTGCTTGCGCTGCAACAAAATTATTAAGTGCTGCGGGTTGAAAACCCCACTTTTCCTCGTACCAAGATCGTCCAGTGTCTAGCTCCGCTGTCAGGATTTTAAGTTTGCGCATGCGTATGGAGGAGTTGCCATGTTTTGCATCGTCGTATAAAAAAACACTCTTAACGGGTAAAATTTTTTCAATAAGGAGAGAATAAAGCGTTGCAAGATCATTGCCAGAAATTTTATGGCCGCGCTGTACCCAGGCAATTTCTCCATTTGTCCCTAATGGAGAAGCGTAAAATTTTAAAAGGCGAAGGTCACCATTATTTTCAGGGTGTTTTTCATCTTCGATATACTCGAAAAGGCGTGTCACAAAGTAAGTTTGATTTTTTTGAGGGAAGATAGATTCTCGTAGATTTTCTTCTTTAAAAATGCTGGATTTGAAAGGTCGTTCTTGTAGCGTTAGTTTTAAATGGACATCTCGTTCTTCATAGTCAATGTATAGATCACATTCTTTGGCTTTCAAACTCATGCGTTCCCGCAGTTTCTGAATGCGCTCAAGAAAGCTCAATGCATTCTTTTCAAGAGAGTTTGCAAATTCTCGAAATTCGGAAAAGCTTTCAAGGTTGGTTTGTTCTGCCTCAAAAGTGTCGCTCGAGGATTCCCCTTCCACGTTTTCTTCATAAAGACGTTGTCTCTTGCCCTCATTGGTAACAAGGGCTTTCTCCTGCCGGGCTCTTTTCGCAGCAAGGGATGGATCAAATAAAGTGAAATTAACCATATACTAATTTGTTTAAAATTTGTTTAGTATAATTAGTATGGCATAAGTTTGTTAATATATTATTAATAAACTAATTGAGAGCCTCCCGGGGGAAGTATTAAAAATCGATTTTCCTTTTTATGCGTGTCAATGATTGTTTGCGGCTTATCGATTGCTTCATCAGAAAGAGGGAAGGTACTGTGGTGGATAGCAATGGAGGTTTCTGCGTGGAGATCTTGGTGTGCTTGTAGAGCATCTAAAGGTGATAAATGGTTAAATTTCATGAACCAACGGGGTTCAAACGCTCCAATGGGGAGTAATGCTAATTTAATAAAGGGAAACCGCTCTCCTATTTCTTGAAAGTGAGGGCCGTAGCCACTATCCCCTGCAAAAAAAAGACTTTTACCTTGTAAGCTAATTACAAAGCTTCCAAAGAGGGTGTCATTGCGATCCCAAAGCCAGCGGGCAGAAAAATGCTTTGCCGGTGTAAAACTAATGCTCAGCGGTCCCACCTTGTGGTTTTGCCACCAGTCGAGTTCTTCAACAAGAGTAAGATGATGTTTTTTTAATAATTTGCTGTTACCAAGACCTGTAAGAATTAAGGGGTGGTGTTGTTCGTTGAGCCTTTTCAAAGTGGGGAGGTCAAGATGATCATAATGGTTATGACTGAGAAGAACTAAATGAATTGGGGGAAGATCCTCAAAGGCAACCCCTGGTTTGTGCACTCTTTTAGGACCTATCCAAGCAAAGGGGCTAGCTCGATCGGACCAGATAGGGTCTGTGAGGATATTCATTTCCTCCCATTGAATTAAAACGGAAGAATGGTTAATAAGCGTGACCAAGAGCTCTTGATGCGCTTGAGGTGGGACTGTAGGCGTAACAGGATACTGTTTGGGCCATTTTGCAGGAGATCTTGTTGAAATCCATTTGATAAAATGGCGAAAAGAGGGTTGGTTACTACCAGGGTAAAAAAACTTTTTGCCATCAAAATGGTCGGAGCAAGGGCCTTGATAAGAGCGATTTTTTTTAAACATAGTTTCCTTAATGTAGCTTTTATTCTTGGACATTTGTAATTTTAAATAAATGCTAGAAGGGGTTTCTCCATGAAAAAAAGTGTGGGTTTAGCTTGCTTTATTTTGTTGTGCTTAGGAATTGGAATGGCAGGTGGTTTATTTACAGAGACCTCTGTGAATACGTGGTACCCCACTTTGATCAAACCCAGCTGGAATCCTCCTAAATGGGTTTTCGCACCAGTATGGACGGTGCTCTATATTTTGATGGGTATATCTCTATGGTTGATATGGCTTAAAAAAGCCTCCCCCAATCATCAACTCGCTTATGCGCTTTTTGGCTTACAACTTGGACTTAATTTTCTATGGTCTATTTTATTTTTTTATAAACAAAGCCCTATGCTAGCTCTCATCGATCTTTCCTTACTATGGACGGTAGTTACAGTCATGCTTTTGATTTTTGCGAGAATTAGTTCGTTAGCTGCATTGCTACAAATCCCTTATTTAGCTTGGCTGACCTACGCTTGGAGTCTGAACTGCGCTATCTTCTTTCTTAACTCGAGGGCTTCTTAAGCTGTAGAGGATAAGCTTTGCTCTTTGGTAAGTGCGGAGACTAATACTTGGAAATTTTGCATAAGCTCTCAGATGTTGATGAAGACCTTCTAGCAAGGCTTCTTTCTCAGAAAACTCATAAAAACCTGTAAATCTAGGGTGGTATGGGTCGTAAAAGCGGTAATTTTTTTCTTTCCTGGAATATTGGATAAAAAGAGTGTGCGTTGGTTTGCTTCCTTCGAGCCGGATGATTCCTGCAAAGTCCTTATTTGGATTTTTTTCCTTTAATTGAGTAAGGTAATCATCAAAATGAGGCTTAAATAAAGAGAAATCGAGGAGCCTAGATTTATTAAAATGGCAGGAAGGCTGTTT
This region includes:
- a CDS encoding Replicative DNA helicase (Product derived from UniProtKB/Swiss-Prot:P37469;Gene name derived from UniProtKB/Swiss-Prot:P37469;EC number derived from UniProtKB/Swiss-Prot:P37469), yielding MTDIQKKVKVAPHSKESEMMVIGCMLTSINSLNIAADGLDDSDFYFIEHKIIFQTLKTAYKQEKPADVHLICEELKRQEKLKAVGGAAYVTTLAQYAGTSAYIEEYVELVQQKAILRRMIDAAQKVEKSALEEPKDVLASLDSAQQLFFQISQTANPIAGKHLREILTGTKSESKTPFLKELQERQELFQQRGPEDPGITGVQTHFTDFDKMINGFNNSNLMILAARPAMGKTAFALNIAENICFKNNIPVGIFSLEMSAEQLVHRIICSQAEVESDKIKTGSLNGLEYQRIVGAVNQMMGHNLIIDDQPGLKITDLRARARRMKETYGIGFLMIDYLQLISGSGNFRSAENRQGEISEISRMLKNLARELNIPVLCLSQLSRKVEERQGHRPMMSDLRESGSIEQDSDIVLFLLRREYYDPMDKPGMAELIIAKNRHGQVGSVNLTFRKEIAQFANYTSIKAGAFAIDPATEEAFGHFSP
- a CDS encoding putative cytochrome c family protein (Product derived from UniProtKB/Trembl:D6YUS5); the encoded protein is MKTIFQWTHYFSLTCLVAVVAAMLIYFFYQLDYGLLATSSPTKEVMARKLAKEKTGLKNLRFELVDPSDAPEETKDRIKRGYDLILYTHQLIPHYALHPINCTNCHFAGGITIGGAGGGISLAGVAAKYPRFNPARGRVEELGQRVNDCFLYSLNGKPLPLDSQEMAAILSYLNWISSSCPETESHPWLGLPQLTTSHQPNPVKGQAVYTIHCASCHGQNGEGTKISDRYQALNIPPLWGAESFNRQAGMGKIGILASFVYHNMPYEEPHLSQEEAFDVSAYILEQPRAPGPQ
- a CDS encoding Acetyl-coenzyme A synthetase (Product derived from UniProtKB/Swiss-Prot:C1AA44;Gene name derived from UniProtKB/Swiss-Prot:C1AA44;EC number derived from UniProtKB/Swiss-Prot:C1AA44), with protein sequence MDQDTKSLFNESQIIIPSEDFITQANVQSQALHQSAKEDPEAFWAKMAEKLSWFKPWDKVLEWKPPFAEWFIGGKLNACYNCVDRHLLTDKKEKTALIWEGEPGDCKTLTYQELYEEVCKFANCLKKLGVGKGDRVALYLPLIPEAVIAILAIARIGAIHTVVFGGFSSSALEERMQDAEARLLITADGGYRRGSIIPLKSMADVALRKTPLIEHVVVVQRTCQLVTMQPGRDVWYHEMMAEATSDCEPEWMDAEDPLYILYTSGTTGKPKGILHTTGGYLLGAHTTMEWVFDVKPKDVYWCTADIGWVTGHTYVVYGPLSNGMTEVIYEGGPDWPDRSRFWSLIEKYSVTIFYTAPTAIRTFMKWGRELPQKHNLSSLRLLGSVGEPINPEAWMWYYENIGRSCCPIVDTWWQTETGSILIAPLPGITPLKPGSATLPLPGIEAVILNDQGEEVDTGYLAIKSPWPSMLRGLYKDPERYVQTYWKKWHGQYYFAGDGAYKDSEGFFWLLGRVDDVLNVSGHRIGTMEIESALVDYHLVAEAAVVGIADEIKGEAIIAFVILKERAGCPELLETALTEHVINKIGSLARPKKIYFTRDLPKTRSGKIMRRLLRDIGEGRVLGDITTLADISIIEDLKQQYEED
- a CDS encoding Uncharacterized protein (Product derived from UniProtKB/Trembl:F8KYY2) — protein: MVNFTLFDPSLAAKRARQEKALVTNEGKRQRLYEENVEGESSSDTFEAEQTNLESFSEFREFANSLEKNALSFLERIQKLRERMSLKAKECDLYIDYEERDVHLKLTLQERPFKSSIFKEENLRESIFPQKNQTYFVTRLFEYIEDEKHPENNGDLRLLKFYASPLGTNGEIAWVQRGHKISGNDLATLYSLLIEKILPVKSVFLYDDAKHGNSSIRMRKLKILTAELDTGRSWYEEKWGFQPAALNNFVAAQATFNQDPEAYREAITALRDTPLTLIKKLHRNLMSALEDDYIGKRCKPTLHLLVKKIAEKANAGDIKAEEDLNNLFTRIIDNVRISKTQDENYQAFLKSVRIIEETRVFIKINPLHIAASNPQ
- a CDS encoding Translocator protein (Product derived from UniProtKB/Swiss-Prot:P16257;Gene name derived from UniProtKB/Swiss-Prot:P16257) codes for the protein MKKSVGLACFILLCLGIGMAGGLFTETSVNTWYPTLIKPSWNPPKWVFAPVWTVLYILMGISLWLIWLKKASPNHQLAYALFGLQLGLNFLWSILFFYKQSPMLALIDLSLLWTVVTVMLLIFARISSLAALLQIPYLAWLTYAWSLNCAIFFLNSRAS
- a CDS encoding hypothetical protein (Product derived from UniProtKB/Trembl:Q6MCZ9), which produces MSKNKSYIKETMFKKNRSYQGPCSDHFDGKKFFYPGSNQPSFRHFIKWISTRSPAKWPKQYPVTPTVPPQAHQELLVTLINHSSVLIQWEEMNILTDPIWSDRASPFAWIGPKRVHKPGVAFEDLPPIHLVLLSHNHYDHLDLPTLKRLNEQHHPLILTGLGNSKLLKKHHLTLVEELDWWQNHKVGPLSISFTPAKHFSARWLWDRNDTLFGSFVISLQGKSLFFAGDSGYGPHFQEIGERFPFIKLALLPIGAFEPRWFMKFNHLSPLDALQAHQDLHAETSIAIHHSTFPLSDEAIDKPQTIIDTHKKENRFLILPPGGSQLVY
- a CDS encoding putative 2-phosphosulfolactate phosphatase (Product derived from UniProtKB/Swiss-Prot:Q9F3E6;Gene name derived from UniProtKB/Swiss-Prot:Q9F3E6;EC number derived from UniProtKB/Swiss-Prot:Q9F3E6); translation: MKIKKIRRDQCSLADDVVVVIDVIKAFTTAAFAFHKGADKIIVVGPIDEAFLLREHSPHYELIGEAAGLRIEGFHYDNSPTEASAQDFKGKTLVMRTSSGTQGVVNCSSAAHILASSFVVANATVKRIRELNPKSVTFVITGTHGEEDFALADYLESCLLHSSVPPEPFLERVKTSFHGSLALTRPSYPNCSKIDLEAALEINRFNFALEVKKEHSQFVMRPYSYD